TGAGCTTTTTTTCCATAGCTTGCCTATATTTTTGTTGTTGCAAACTAATTTTATAGCTCTTATGTGTTAAAGAGCAATCTTATCGCATACACTTCTTAGTATTTACGCAACAACGCCATTAATAGCCCTATCCCTTAAGTATTCGTCAACGTATCCTTTATCTGCTTCAAATATAGGAAAAAGCTTTAATAAATCTTTTACCCTATTGATGTGATGCTGAACTTGATTAATTAAAGGTTCCACCATTTGGCGTTCATCTCCATTGGCAGCTGTGTTCTCAAAAGCTATAGGCCAGGCCTTTCCTTCTACTAATCAATAAGTGGTTGTTCCTTTTCCTTTATATCCGTACTCAATCTCTTGCCCTCCTCCCTTCCCTGCTGGAAAAAAACCGTCAGCTGCTAGGCGTTGCCAATCTAACTTTCCGGCAAGATCGGCTCTATCAAGCAAGGCTTGCAGCATCCTATTTAACGTGCCATCTTCTTGCCATCTACCTAGCCAGCGATGAGCTCCTGATCTAGAACCCCACTAGTCCCCTTTAGGCCATCACACCATCTTGAACCTGTAATGAGGCGCCAAAAGATAGTATCGCAAATTTTTCTCCACGATGTATGGGGATAGCCTTTACCTCGTTTTTCAGGCGCTTTAGGAAGTAATGGCTCTAAAATTTGCCATTGTGCATCCCTCAATCCTTCAAATTTTCCCGGCATCATTTCCTCCTTTTTACAAAAGAAAAATGATTATATATGGGTAATCAAAAAAATATCTATTAGGGAGATACATCCATAGCCCCCAATCATTTACTAAAATTTAATTTACAATTTATTAAAGCGAGGTAAAGATTAAATCGAGGACTTTAATTTTTTAGCTTTTTTATCTTTCCTGAGAGAGAGAAGAATATAGGTGAAATATAATTATTTTTACCTTTTTACCTCATTCTTTACCGCGCTTGTTTCTCTTTATGAAACTGCTGAGTAGCTCATCATTTTTTAATGAATCTTTATTGTAAGTTAAAGCATTCTTTAGCAATTAACCACTCTTCACGCACATGCACGACAAAAACCTTTACTTTAGAAGCGGCTGGTGATATCTCTCCATCATTTTTCCATGCGCCGTTTAAAATAGAATCTACTTTAACACCCAAATATTCAAGGCTCTCTACAGCCTTTTGCCTTACTGGGGCAGCATTCTCTCCAATTCCTCCAGTAAAGCATAGAGTATCTAGGCCATTTAAGGTAGATACTAAGGCCCCTATCGCTTTTTTCAAACAATGTACATATAAATCTAAAGCTAAAATAGCTCGAGGATCTTTCATCTCTGCAGCTTTTAAAATCTTACGCATATCGAAGCTACCCCCAATGCCTAATAAACCTGATTTTTTATTTAAGCAATGGTCCACTTCCTCAATAGTCATGTTTTTCTGCTTTTGGAGGTAAAGAATAATGCCAGGATCGATAGAACCGCTGCGTGTTCCCATCATTAATCCCTCCAAAGGAGTAAATCCCATAGTCGTATCTATCCCTTTTCCATTTAAAATAGCGGTACAAGAGGAACCATTTCCTAAATGACACGTAATCAATTTATGATTATCGGAACCTAACCTCTCTTGAATGGTTTCCATGCAATACTGATGGCTAATTCCATGAAACCCATAACGACGAATTCCCTCTTTGGTCCATTCACTAGGGAGAGGATAAGTCCATGCTACTTCGGGCATGCTAGTGTAAAAGGCTGTATCAAATACTCCTATTTGTGGGGCA
The genomic region above belongs to Neochlamydia sp. AcF84 and contains:
- a CDS encoding acetate/propionate family kinase, whose translation is MKILVVNGGSSSFKFALFEAKSVFLRDLEPLWQKTIEFENSYEDRRAAIKKAFKEVPTPIDRIGHRIVHGGCLFQKPTFLTPETIKLLQKLSHLAPLHNPINLQGIEEAECYFPAAPQIGVFDTAFYTSMPEVAWTYPLPSEWTKEGIRRYGFHGISHQYCMETIQERLGSDNHKLITCHLGNGSSCTAILNGKGIDTTMGFTPLEGLMMGTRSGSIDPGIILYLQKQKNMTIEEVDHCLNKKSGLLGIGGSFDMRKILKAAEMKDPRAILALDLYVHCLKKAIGALVSTLNGLDTLCFTGGIGENAAPVRQKAVESLEYLGVKVDSILNGAWKNDGEISPAASKVKVFVVHVREEWLIAKECFNLQ
- a CDS encoding transposase — translated: MMPGKFEGLRDAQWQILEPLLPKAPEKRGKGYPHTSWRKICDTIFWRLITGSRWCDGLKGTSGVLDQELIAG